The Ziziphus jujuba cultivar Dongzao chromosome 12, ASM3175591v1 sequence gaatcgaagcttgagtgacaagGATTActaatctggtcttacttctcgGAGATTGGACcgatggtggccggaatctcgtcggaaagctctcaGCCTTTAGAGTCTCGATTCTCCTAAACCGTCACGAATTAGAGGAAAATGATCCCGGATCtgagttcagggggtcggaattagtgggaaaaggtggGTGGTGCAACCTGGAACTCGCCGGAATAGTAATTTCTTCGGTGAGCCGTCACAATCACCGGCAACTGTCGCCGCCGgaggcgcgtgcggtggccattGACCTTGATTTTCGGCAGAGAGGTAGGTCTCGAGGTGAGTgttccaatgggaccggcggtgaggcaaacggtggccggaattgggagaaatctgggtttgaatgTGGCGGCACTgtcgccggaaaaagccccgatccgggctcgtcgccggtcggttggccatgaaattttggggaTTGGCCGAAATGGAGAGGCGCTAAAGGCAAGATTCGGCCGGAAAAGTTTGCAACTCCAGCAGCCgatggttctctctctctctctcctctctctctttctctctcctccacaCTCTTTTCACACCGGTttaaagccaccgtgggtggcaCTGTTCACCCATGTGTACCTCTAAGATTTCGACACGTGGAGTCATTGTTCATGCACTGTGCATAATTCGAAAATAGAATAACATATTGCGTTAATTggaaaacttcgcatgtccataactttcaaaccacatgtccaaatcagacgtgccgctagtctacggactcgtatcgatgagtacttcataactatgcatgagtcaaagctcaactttgtatgaataaaaagtcaacttgggcacCCCTTGGACTGTTTggacctcgacttgttttgctcataactttcaaaccgtagctccgttttcaacgtgctactagtttacgaactcgtgtcaatgtgtacttcgtaacggtacctcaatcaacctagaattccattcgAGTCAAAAGGTCAACTTTTAActccttcggtcaacggtcaatggtcaaagtcaatggtcaacagtcaacctcggtaaaagttggaaaatttccgttatactttgggacggagtgttacatgtattttttaaatttttttaaaaataattttttaaaaaataatcatgatATCATATTAATGTCAGCATCATCAACTTTAATATTGGTATTATAAATTGAACCAATTTACAacgattttaaaatttcaaaatttaattcacacaaataaaaaattcagaGCTGAAATTACACAACTCTGAAATGTCgagataacaaaatataatttatcctaatatatatatatatatatatatatacatatgcaatTCAAATTgtacttttcatttttattaacgTGGAACACCTTCCAGTTTGGGTTTATATTATATAGGTGACCATCTAGATCTATTTTTCTCCTAGATGGCTGGTTATTATAAATCTACTGcgtcattttaaaaaaaaaaaaatctagaatgCTTACTTAGCATTTTCCTTATTTAAAATACTATTGCTTTGCCTTAATTGAAATGCTACAGCAAGGATAACTTTAGAatgtttaggaaaaaaaaaaaaaagaaagcaacagacgaagaagaagaagaagaagttttgAACTGTGGAAATGGCATAACCTACACAACCCATAAAAGGTAgcacataataatttaacatgATAAGCAAATTCAGCCAACTACATTTAATTGCGATATGTGGCTAGGAATAGGATCATGTCCCAAACCATTTGGCTAGGACAATCAATTTAAtcaacaattttattaattaatttggtttttctCTGTCATTTGcgttatttaattaaaaataatgacTGGTACTGCACAACATCGGATTGTCAACTCTGTGTGATGCTTGTTTAACAAAGCTATGGTCACAagcttgtttaaaaaaaaattagcaagtacttttttttttttcatttttctttttttacaataGTTGAGGTACATCATAATATTAagatttcttaatattatttaagccTGCATCTAATTTGGAATTTTTCATAATTGATTTTCAGTATTCAGCGCAAACAGCTTTCGTAATCACTCTAGCTAGGCCATTAGCCAGGAATCGCGCCCTTGGTCTCTCTCGATCCAGAGCTCATAGTAGGCGAGGGAGGACGGACGGGAAAGGTAACTCACTGATGCAGCCTCAAACTCTGTTGGGGCCCAATAGCCATGAATTCTGTATTTTCTTCGTTGTTGCTAATTAATGTTTTATGACTTTAACATACACAACAAATTGGAATGTGGAGGAGGGTCAGAGTAATCAAGAAGACTGTAAATTCTCAAGTCAGTGAAAAATGAAATTGCACTTGGAATATGGGTTACGATTGACATTTAAATATGCTAATGAAGTCTGAAGAATTAGGcgttattttattgaattttaaaaggCAATAATTTCAATATAATCCAAGTTGACTTTCCCTGATATTTTCTTTGTTCTGTTGCTGAACTctataaaattttcatcttCATTTCAACTCCTTCCTCAGTGTATAAATAATTCCATAACCATATTAAACACCAGGAACATATTCAAAATTAGTGAACAAATTCACCATAAGTTAACCACTTACTAAAATTTGAACCAACTTAATGTTTTATCAAACAAGAAGTTGAAGCATAGTACGTTGAAGGAAAGGAAGATTTAGCATCCAATGAACAATGCTACTTTGTTATATCCCCTTTGTTAGTATAAATAAGAACTCAATAAAAACAGTGTTACATAAATTGGTATTCAAAATGttagttaataaatttagtGATTCTAACATAAAGTTTCCAAAATTCTGTGATTCTAACTTAAATTTTCCTTCTAAGAATTACAAAATACCATCAAACTCAAGTGGATCTCTCTAATCTATTTGTCAATTTGAGGGTAAAATGTATACGAATATCCTACATAAATTAAATCCTAGTTAAATCAATGTTCCATCAAAATCCAAATTCACTTCATTTTCCATGTTTTATATACTTAGCTAGGAAACAAAATACAAGAGGAAAACAGAGAGAACAGACAAGAGGTTTATGTAAAAGCTATAATATATGTATTACTAAAGATTTGAATTTATATACAAGTGCTTTATATAGAGCTCTCATCACGGCACCGACTAATTAAACATAGATTAATTGCAAAATTGCAAGAGACAATTGACAGTGACGAAAACTTAGTTATGTTGACTGTATAGTTACAGACGATGACCTGGCAGCTTATGTGGCAAGAGGTCCTTGTTCCACACTCTCAAAACTTATTTCAtacaatatgcatatatatatatatatatatagatggaaCATTTCAAACTTGATTTCCATACCATAATCGCTTTCATTAAGCACTAGTAGTATAATATTTAAAGGATATTTGTAACGGTAGTATTAGGATTAAGATGATGAGCTTCAACATCTTTGACGATGTTCAGTGCAAGGTCGATATAAGAATGTGGATGTGGGATTTCCTCGCTCAATTTTTCATAGTCCATAGTCCATTTGACCAAACTGCCCTCTTCCTTATCGGTTACCTGAATAGTAGCCTTGAAGCTCTTGTAATGCTCCAAAATTGCTCCATCCAAGATGCTGAATGTTATAGACTTGTTATCATCGTCCACaacttcaactttctccttaatACTCAATTGCTTTCCATCTAcgattaatttttcataaaataaaatatgcgtTAATTAGCAAAGGGTAATACTGgcatatcttatatatatatatacacataaaaaaCTAACATtaagattttttatatttttttttaaggaattcCCATGCTACATAAGGTTTAACAGCCAAATATTcgtatttaaacaatatttgaGTTATGAATATTAGTTATtccacaaaaataattaaataattttgattaaaaggAAAATAGGGCTTTTATAGTATTTAAgacaatataaatttaatggttatagttaacaaataatttgtaataaagCTTATAAGTACAAAATTCAAATGTTTCATTGAATTTATATACTCTGTTGTtgcatataaatttaaaattattaaatctttCTTTATACTagatatatttgatatattttttactgCTATTtttacacaaataaattaaatagagattcactgctatatatatatatatatatagagagagagagagagagagttaaaaGAGGGTGAGAGTTATGTCTTCATGTTTATGTTCCTTACATAACATGGAAAAGTGTTGATGCTGCAAACAGAAAAGATTACAATTCATTTATTGAATTGAAAGATGAGTGGCAACCTTTTTGCACTTGTCATGtcaataaattttcaatgtaaaGTAGTTCTTCTTTATTGgcatttagattatattaagtAGATTATATTaagattaagatttaaaaattaattcgtGATTAGTAAAGTATAGTTATACCAACAAAGTAAATGCTATAGGGACCAGGGatccataaatttatttttaaaccttAATTCTTAAAGTGATACAATgattgataaagaaaatttttagtAAAACCATTAAATCAACCTAATTAGagactttatatatttatatacttctattatttttctatcaaaATGTTTTAATAGTTTTCCCATGATAACCTTTATTATTAATCATGAAATTAATTCAACAGATgagattcaaaaattttatcttgAATTATATGAgtttagtaaaatattaatattttatgaggACAATATAAACCATTATGAAATGGTAAGATAaacctaaaatatatttttaaattttagctacTGAAGCAATCCAAAAGAAAATCCtatatttataatgttttaatattttcatggaATTTTTTATAGCTTGGTTGGGAAAATATCCCACATATTGTTTCCCAATAAAAAtgtcatgaataaaataattacctTATAGCTATTGAATTCCACAAAAATTATAAAGTCCAGCACTATTATATAAAGTACAATGGCACTACCTTATTAAAGTCTTATCAAAAAATGTTTTCCTACACAAAAATTTATTAAGGATTCATTGGTAagagaagatatatatatatatatatatatatataaattttatttgtttgggcATCACTGCTTAGCTTAGCCACatataattgaaaatatatcttataaattatgtataatCAGACAGCAGATCTCTCGGTTTATAATGGAGGGACAAGGCATAATATCAAAtctttgtatatgtatatatacacacacgttACCTAAGGTATAATCCCAGTTCTTGACAGAGCCGAGAGTGCCCCAATCGCCTTCTTGTAACTCCACTTTTTGAACGATATCAGAGGATATGTTGGGAAGAACATGGAGCTGGGTCTTAAAGATATTGTAAACCACAAAAGCAGCAGCCTTTATCTCCACCTCTGCCTCCAACTTACCAACCAAGGCCATTTATGCCTATTCCCTATTTAGGAATAATAATCCAGAATCCCAGTTGATTATGAACCTGATTGATATTTTGGCTATGGTTTGGCCTTCTTTGATCGCTTCCTTCAACCTTTAAATAGAGACTATTAATTAAGAAATTGAATTACTCAACTTCTCTTTCTCTCCGGTCCCACTCCCTGCcttaactaattaaatttttactgaAATATTTGGTgacgattatatatatatatatatatatatatatatataatattatagaagtagaaaaagaaaaggaaaatcatTTCTATGGAGACTACACTGCGAGAGTTTACAAGTAAAATTAATCTAATGGCATGCCATTTGTTGCACCCACACCTTTGATATCGTGGGTTTAAATCATCTCCtctcttttaaattataatattaatataagccTGGTATAATatagaacaataataataaaggagaCTTTGAGAGCTAGCACTAGCTAGCCACGTTAgctcttatttaattaatttatttattattactattatttcttCTTTGGTAACGCTAGCCACAATAGCTCCTCCAATCATACAATATAGCAATCACATTTCAATCCATTTTGAGCTGAATTAGTACTACTTCAGACTATATTGTTTTGTTTCATCTTATTGtctattttttttggtgtaatttTGTCAAaccttgtttaaaaaaaaaaaagaaaaaaaaaaggagagaatgGACAATTTGACTTTAATTATAACATAATCGAGGAGCAAATTGCTtagaaaaatgtttatatatatatatagatataatggAAAATTGAAATCATGTAAAAGTTCAAGTTGAGTttactaatatataaattaatcttCCCGCATTTGAAATATAGAAGTCTTCATGGTTACCAACTCCAGCTTACATAATATTGGTATATAGAAGATTCTACATATATTTTTGGGTAGGATATGCTTCTTTCTGTATTATTCTTCTAGAAATGCCCTTTCTTATACCCTCCTTTTCATCAGTGCAAATTAATTTGCAACCCTATTAGTACGCTATACATACCTATAGGGTTAAACCGTAGTCTAACAATTtataattcatatattatgtacataaattaataattttcagaaaaattGCACATTATTATATGAAGTTTAGGGTTTACGTAATCTGAATTGTAAAGTTTCCATTTAAACGATTTGGTCTCTAAAGTTTAAAATTCGATgcaaattgatctaatttctaATAGAGCTACTAAATTTAAAAGCTGATATCTTAATttacttttcaaaaataaaaatatatatttaaaaaattgaaaaaaaaagtacatttgttatttttttattttatatttatggtttttaatttgaaaatttgtaccattacctttttatttgaattaaaacaTCCATAATcagaattaaatatttttggatcaaaaattaaaattaaaataaaattgaaatttgttgaaaattaaaaatattttttatgcccaTAACAAAAAtggagggaaaaaataaaataaaagaaagaagaaggaagtgCATGTACGATTACTATCTATTATAAATTTCTGCTcctctctctccctttctctcactctgtaattctttttttatcgTTCACTCGTACATTATAATATTACCAGTTGATGGTTCAGAAAGATCTATTCAACACTTCGTTTTCAGATCTTTTGCTGTGATACACAAGATTACCTCAAAACAAGAAACACagacacaaataaataaatatattcgaTCATTTACTTATCATCTAGATTCTAAATTGCTACAAGTATATAACATTagtttttttagtattattgaTATCTATATACTGTTAAGGTAATGTATAAAACTAAGGGCAAATTTCATTTActttaattcaattttactataattacatttagatatatatttttgaaaaattatcattaattttttttgttatatttatcaaaaacaacccatttatcaattttttgttttttttactgttaaatgctaaagaaaaataataatcaatcttttatgattgaataatgttatgaaaatataattatgatatttaactgttaaaattattgataaaaactaaaaaatgggATCTAAATGATGATATTTTAAAAGtgtggtttaaatataattaaatcaaaattgaagGGGTCTAAATAAAATTCTtcctaaaaatataattaagacAAAATTGATAGAGTCTAATTATccctaaaaataatgataaaccaTGTTACATCAATTTAAGATTTTAGAAATAGAAATCAttcaatttatactttttattttttcaaataaaaaatatgtttaggGTCATATCATAGACATCAAACTAAAGGTCTTGCACCATGCGGCATAGCAGTATGGAACTTTCTAAGATAATAATGAAGTTTTTTAAGATTTGAGTAACATCTTTCAAACCCATATATGATAATTGAGTGGTTTTCTTTCACTAAACTACTACCTGTAATATGGTGATTCAATTCATACTTTGTTAAACTTATTCCAAGTAATATTTATTAtgtaaaatctttttttaaacTGCTTTTTCTGGATTTTAACCTTATTATTTTGCTATTTACAGTTTATATACACATGTATGTATgtgaatataatttccaattcaaatcaattttttaatatcaaaattaatgtttttttttttttaacttttgaattatatcaaaaattgaaatttaaaaatatatttgttaatcaTCAGATTCCAACAAATcttattttccttaaataaaattttcctacTAGTAGCTTGCATTCGGTTTAAGATGGTATAATATAGATGACACATATCCTATCAATTTTGATGAAGTGTATGAATTGATATTGTCAATttttctagatatatatatatatatatatatattaatcatacATCCTATCAACTTTGGCTGGCCTAATGAAAAATAACTACATATATACAATGAcgtaactaaaaataaataaataaaactgaaaatatgATACCATGTTACGTTGCTTATCATAAATCTAATAAcattgtttagtaaattatttcacCATGAAGTGTACAGTTCACCATTGTCAACGAGCACTAATGAATTTCATTATAGATATGAGTAATTGGATacatttaatttatgttttgacTTTTTTGAGCTAAAAGTCTTTCAAGTAATTTCTTCAAAGACATTACTTTGTATTATGATAATTTTAGTAACTACTCTTTTTGTTGGCCCCCAAAAAAAGCAAATGAATTGGCCCAGTCTTCTAAATTTAGATTATTGCTGTAatagcttttcttttttattcaatgaatttctaatttaaacaaaaaaaatcttacaaATAAAAGTGAACTTTttgaatgttgaattaaattgccatataaatataaatattaggaGTGATGAATATTATTAGTAGTGgtagaaatattttttaatataattatatataaaagcaacttaataataatataaattgtaaaaattaacataatacatatataaatataatattatttttaaaaattattattcaataataaCGTGTAGAAGGTTAACACGGTACATTCATTGTTTACTATTAATACAAAAAGTTCTTATAAAcatcgtaattttttttttttctgtaaaaacagaattttttaaaaagtcaattttaaaaaattaataatatttttggagattagtgaaaaatagttttttgaaTTAGCCATCGATATTGTCCCATCACATCCACATTGAAGACGCTGCAACATTGAATGGATAAGCAATAAGCAGTGAACAAGTCTTGCTAATCCCGGCAAGGCCTGAGTTGTCTGTAGAGCACATGGTGACTCATTGATTGTGATCCACATATTTTATACATATGGATTCACCAAATCTTATGAGATTTGGATCTGCGTCAGTTGATTGAAACCACCATTTTAATTAGTATTGTCGTCTTTATCGGTAAATTACTTATGACATCGGAATCTAAAAAGAAGGATTAATTGGATTTCATTAATGGAACGTGTGATgtctaaaattgaaataaaacaatatataagaTCTTATGACATAAcaatatgtaaatttaaaagACAAATATCACTTTGCCcctctatttttatt is a genomic window containing:
- the LOC107429304 gene encoding kirola, whose protein sequence is MALVGKLEAEVEIKAAAFVVYNIFKTQLHVLPNISSDIVQKVELQEGDWGTLGSVKNWDYTLDGKQLSIKEKVEVVDDDNKSITFSILDGAILEHYKSFKATIQVTDKEEGSLVKWTMDYEKLSEEIPHPHSYIDLALNIVKDVEAHHLNPNTTVTNIL